One genomic segment of Suncus etruscus isolate mSunEtr1 chromosome 15, mSunEtr1.pri.cur, whole genome shotgun sequence includes these proteins:
- the VPS29 gene encoding vacuolar protein sorting-associated protein 29, producing the protein MLVLVLGDLHIPHRCNSLPAKFKKLLVPGKIQHILCTGNLCTKESYDYLKTLAGDVHIVRGDFDENLNYPEQKVVTVGQFKIGLIHGHQVIPWGDMASLALLQRQFDVDILISGHTHKFEAFEHENKFYINPGSATGAYNALETNIIPSFVLMDIQASTVVTYVYQLIGDDVKVERIEYKKS; encoded by the exons ATG TTGGTGTTGGTATTAGGAGACCTGCACATTCCACACCGGTGCAACAGTTTGCCTGCTAAATTCAAAAAGCTGCTGGTGCCAGGAAAAATTCAGCATATTCTCTGTACCGGAAACCTTTGCACCAAAGAGAGTTATGACTACCTCAAGACTCTGGCTGGAGATGTTCATATTGTAAGAGGAGACTTCGATGAG AATCTGAACTATCCAGAACAGAAAGTTGTAACTGTTGGACAATTCAAAATCGGTTTGATCCATGGGCATCAAGTTATCCCTTGGGGAGATATGGCCAGCTTAGCTCTTTTGCAGAGGCAGTTTGATGTGGACATTCTTATCTCGGGGCACACACACAAATTTGAAGCATTTGAGCATGAAAATAAGTTTTACATTAACCCAGGTTCTGCCACTGGAGCATATAATGCCTTGGAAAC tAACATTATTCCTTCATTTGTGTTGATGGATATTCAGGCTTCGACAGTTGTCACTTATGTGTATCAACTAATTGGAGATGACGTGAAAGTAGAACGAATTGAATACAAAAAATCTTAA